One Sediminicola sp. YIK13 DNA segment encodes these proteins:
- a CDS encoding DUF6427 family protein, with the protein MISSIFGKTKPINYIILLVFLFLFYWFAHLFLFVQTELSDELLYKMGFLILLMFSIFLVDFIVKRNKLTKTNSFAILFFTMLMVVFPEVLTDKNAIWCNLFLLLAARRLLSIKSLKNIKVKIFDASLWIVVASLFYDWAIVYIVLVYIAIYLYDPKNGRNWLIPFIGFFTVAMISYAVLLIVDNPTFLKKHYQFDYQFNVAYFTHIGNSIKLVIYILLTTIAGIVAFVKLRTSGSGKIIAMRLIALYFFISVISVVLISADDSYPVLMTFFPAVIFFTHYIESIKRSNVKEIALIAAVLIPFLIFFGDILNK; encoded by the coding sequence ATGATTTCAAGCATTTTTGGAAAAACAAAACCCATTAACTACATTATTTTGTTGGTGTTTTTGTTTTTGTTCTATTGGTTTGCCCATTTGTTCCTTTTTGTACAGACGGAGCTTTCTGACGAACTTCTATATAAAATGGGATTTTTGATCCTTTTAATGTTCAGCATATTCTTGGTTGACTTTATTGTAAAGCGGAACAAACTCACCAAAACAAATTCCTTTGCCATCTTGTTTTTTACCATGTTAATGGTGGTTTTCCCCGAAGTGCTTACAGATAAAAATGCCATTTGGTGCAATCTCTTCCTTTTGTTGGCCGCTAGGAGATTGCTGAGCATAAAATCATTAAAAAATATTAAAGTAAAGATATTCGATGCTTCACTTTGGATCGTAGTGGCCAGTCTGTTTTATGACTGGGCCATCGTATATATTGTTCTTGTCTATATAGCTATTTACCTGTATGACCCTAAAAATGGGAGGAACTGGTTGATACCTTTTATCGGCTTTTTTACGGTGGCCATGATTTCCTATGCCGTTCTTTTAATAGTTGACAATCCAACTTTTTTAAAAAAACACTATCAATTCGATTATCAATTCAATGTGGCTTATTTTACACATATTGGGAACAGTATTAAATTGGTCATCTATATCCTATTGACCACTATAGCCGGGATAGTGGCATTTGTTAAACTCCGTACTTCTGGCTCTGGAAAGATTATTGCGATGCGACTGATAGCCCTGTACTTTTTTATTTCCGTGATTTCCGTCGTACTCATATCTGCCGATGATTCGTACCCTGTATTGATGACTTTCTTCCCAGCAGTTATTTTCTTTACCCATTATATAGAATCAATAAAGAGGTCAAATGTGAAGGAGATAGCACTGATAGCTGCTGTGCTTATTCCCTTCCTTATCTTCTTCGGGGATATCTTGAATAAATAA
- a CDS encoding DUF6341 family protein: protein MTAFFEGIADLFVNYLFWPFDQLRFMENWWAANFLNWIFMIICTAAMVYWMLQLKKFNDSGEESKDATAHSYI, encoded by the coding sequence ATGACAGCATTTTTTGAAGGCATAGCGGATTTATTTGTAAACTACTTGTTTTGGCCATTTGACCAATTGCGTTTTATGGAAAATTGGTGGGCGGCCAATTTTTTAAATTGGATCTTTATGATCATCTGCACGGCTGCAATGGTATACTGGATGTTACAATTGAAAAAGTTCAACGATAGCGGAGAAGAGAGCAAGGACGCAACGGCTCATTCCTACATCTAA
- a CDS encoding DUF4254 domain-containing protein, whose product MFSEFAYFIFEESIQKYHVKDDVYQEFSNPYKKDDIAHLLYRKNWIDTVQWHYEDIIRDPNIEPGAALVLKRKIDASNQDRTDLVEYIDSYFLKKYQSVVKKADATINTESPAWAIDRLSILALKVYHMKEEAERTDASEEHVLKCQQKLNILLEQKKDLSLAIDQLLTDIEAGNKYMKVYKQMKMYNDEELNPILRGQKG is encoded by the coding sequence ATGTTCAGTGAATTTGCCTATTTCATTTTTGAAGAAAGTATACAGAAGTATCACGTTAAGGATGATGTTTATCAAGAATTTTCAAATCCTTATAAAAAGGACGATATCGCCCATTTGTTATATCGAAAAAACTGGATCGATACGGTGCAATGGCATTATGAAGACATCATAAGGGATCCTAATATTGAGCCAGGTGCAGCATTGGTTTTAAAACGTAAGATTGATGCCAGTAATCAGGATAGAACGGATTTGGTGGAGTATATCGACAGTTATTTTCTAAAAAAATACCAATCGGTTGTAAAAAAGGCAGATGCCACCATCAACACTGAAAGTCCAGCCTGGGCGATAGACCGACTCTCAATCTTGGCCTTGAAGGTATACCATATGAAAGAAGAGGCAGAAAGGACAGATGCTTCGGAAGAACACGTATTAAAGTGTCAACAAAAGTTGAACATCCTCTTAGAACAAAAGAAGGATCTATCATTGGCAATTGACCAATTACTTACAGATATAGAAGCTGGCAATAAGTACATGAAGGTCTACAAACAGATGAAAATGTACAACGACGAGGAATTAAACCCAATTCTTCGTGGCCAAAAAGGGTAA
- a CDS encoding glycosyltransferase family 9 protein, with protein sequence MAKKGNISLKSKDSTHILVIRLSAMGDVAMTVPVLSGLVSQYPNVQITVLTRSFFTPLFQGIPNVTVYAADVKGKHKGVVGLYSLFKELKGLGIDAVADLHNVLRSSILKAFFRLTNIPFVQLDKGRVEKKALTAGSQKIFKPLKSSHQRYADVFAILGFPVNLELVSPAPKREMSATIQKVIGPKTEKWIGIAPFAAFEVKMYPLLQMHKVVKALNESANHKILLFGGGKKEEEQLESWATEFSNCVNMAGKISFEEELTVISHLDLMLAMDSGNAHLAAIFGIPTITIWGVTHPYAGFYPFGQDIDQALLADRDLYPLIPTSVYGNKFPKGYENVMDTITPEAIIAKVNSVSNKE encoded by the coding sequence GTGGCCAAAAAGGGTAACATTTCTTTAAAATCAAAAGATAGCACTCACATTTTGGTGATCAGGTTGTCTGCTATGGGAGATGTGGCCATGACGGTCCCGGTGCTGTCGGGCTTGGTAAGTCAATATCCAAATGTCCAGATCACCGTTTTAACCAGAAGCTTTTTTACCCCTTTATTTCAAGGAATTCCTAACGTTACTGTCTATGCTGCTGACGTAAAGGGGAAACATAAGGGTGTAGTCGGACTCTATAGTCTTTTTAAGGAACTTAAAGGCCTTGGCATAGATGCAGTCGCAGATCTTCACAATGTGCTGCGAAGCTCCATCTTAAAAGCTTTTTTTAGACTGACCAACATTCCCTTTGTGCAACTAGATAAGGGTCGCGTTGAAAAAAAGGCCCTCACTGCAGGTTCCCAAAAAATATTCAAACCATTAAAATCCTCTCACCAGCGATATGCTGATGTTTTTGCCATATTAGGATTCCCTGTTAATTTAGAATTGGTCAGCCCTGCTCCAAAAAGAGAAATGTCTGCAACCATCCAAAAGGTTATAGGGCCAAAGACTGAAAAATGGATCGGTATAGCACCATTCGCAGCATTTGAGGTAAAAATGTACCCATTACTACAAATGCATAAGGTGGTTAAGGCGCTTAATGAAAGTGCCAATCATAAAATACTATTGTTTGGAGGCGGTAAGAAGGAAGAAGAACAGTTGGAATCCTGGGCAACAGAGTTCAGTAATTGCGTGAATATGGCGGGAAAGATTTCTTTCGAAGAGGAATTGACCGTTATTTCCCACCTAGACCTTATGCTGGCCATGGATAGCGGAAACGCTCATTTGGCCGCGATCTTTGGAATACCCACTATAACTATTTGGGGCGTAACCCATCCTTATGCCGGGTTTTATCCATTTGGACAAGATATTGATCAGGCATTATTGGCAGATAGGGACCTATATCCATTGATTCCTACTTCCGTATATGGTAATAAATTCCCCAAGGGTTATGAAAACGTTATGGATACCATAACCCCTGAGGCTATCATTGCTAAAGTAAATTCGGTTTCGAATAAAGAGTAG